The Chiloscyllium punctatum isolate Juve2018m chromosome 12, sChiPun1.3, whole genome shotgun sequence genome includes a region encoding these proteins:
- the LOC140483513 gene encoding uncharacterized protein translates to MYFNSESKFYEKYQAKPYLFAAESKENRLLTQFCAAKPKSFLEQFEISRRKAKDKEESEHFNNWISKLQESIEGIKICFNNLEKKTELHNKSVLEGLDSLSKTMQENINTHYESIVSALEARNSTEQILEMDKRLVSKEVEVNNLRTQLQIMQECLDGIKHAQCQQDQKMSEQLCWFKDNFQVKEILSELHKLTSNSSLNIQVQNSMTQTTPSTNEELCIVSKKKAYYESTRVCTTLFQPQPDLVDNHQPLDTKAVCSEILPNDSSSSHLNGYQKTLPVDARSGLCTSIHEHNASLSCGDKAEGTSFSTATNSNHTSECPFPHIVHKEVLPNELSFQVPPHADVKLTEYQNGTKNKSAYTSNAPKQCNVQKMDHNDKENKWAPVSFNPNVKYNFGQKMWQDTMKKNNTRRSYSAAAGRKMATRRCTEKGATYNAHSKRKEIIAKASDKSKSLNVFMKKPALDKPKIKANTRRKTNINERRRYPLEGLYMRDQNWQGHVKKGNNPQQNEGKEIPKMSERNLSWQSSNSLQRSHLQSGMESEHQLQSWFSPLTQESTCDKLPKVSLGKEAQNKTQLNLFDSSDDSD, encoded by the exons ATGTATTTCAAT AGTGAGTCGAAGTTCTATGAGAAATATCAGGCAAAGCCATACTTATTTGCTGCGGAAAGCAAAGAGAATCGTTTATTGACTCAGTTTTGTGCTGCGAAACCCAAAAGCTTTCTGGAGCAGTTTGAGATTAGCAGAAGAAAAGcgaaagataaagaagagag TGAGCACTTTAATAACTGGATTTCTAAGCTGCAGGAAAGCATTGAAGGG attAAAATATGTTTTAATAATCTTGAAAAGAAGACAGAACTGCACAATAAATCGGTTCTAGAGGGATTGGACAGTTTATCAAAAACAA TGCAGgagaacataaacacacactatGAATCAATCGTGAGTGCTTTGGAAGCTCGAAATAGTACTGAACAAATTCTGGAAATGGACAAGAGACTTGTATCT AAGGAGGTGGAAGTGAATAATCTTAGAACTCAACTACAAATAATGCAGGAATGCCTTGATGGAATTAAACATGCACAATGTCAACAAGATCAGAAAATGTCTGAACAGCTCTGTTGGTTTAAAGACAACTTTCAGGTTAAAGAAATTCTGTCTGAACTTCATAAACTCACTTCTAATTCAAGTCTGAACATTCAGGTGCAAAACAGTATGACACAAACAACTCCTAGTACAAATGAGGAACTCTGCATAGTTAGTAAGAAGAAGGCTTATTATGAAAGTACAAGAGTTTGCACAACATTATTCCAACCTCAACCAGATCTAGTGGACAACCACCAACCTTTAGATACTAAAGCTGTATGTTCAGAAATATTACCTAATGATAGTAGCAGTAGTCATCTGAATGGTTATCAGAAAACTTTGCCAGTAGATGCCAGGTCAGGGCTGTGTACTTCCATTCATGAGCATAATGCTTCTTTAAGTTGTGGAGACAAGGCAGAAGGCACTTCTTTTTCTACTGCAACAAACTCCAATCACACATCTGAGTGTCCATTTCCTCACATTGTGCACAAGGAGGTTTTGCCAAATGAGTTATCTTTTCAAGTACCTCCCCATGCTGATGTCAAATTGACTGAATACCAGAATGGTACAAAGAACAAATCAGCCTATACTTCCAATGCTCCCAAGCAGTGCAATGTTCAGAAAATGGATCACAATGACAAAGAAAACAAATGGGCTCCTGTTTCCTTCAATCCAAATGTAAAATATAACTTTGGTCAGAAAATGTGGCAGGACACTATGAAGAAGAACAATACAAGGAGAAGTTATAGCGCAGCAGCAGGCAGGAAGATGGCAACTAGACGATGCACTGAAAAGGGAGCCACCTATAATGCACATAGTAAGAGAAAGGAAATCATTGCCAAAGCATCAGATAAATCAAAGTCCCTTAATGTTTTCATGAAAAAACCTGCTCTGGATAAGCCAAAGATTAAGGCAAATACCCGCAGAAAAACAAATATAAATGAAAGGAGAAGGTACCCTCTTGAGGGACTGTATATGAGAGATCAGAACTGGCAGGGACATGTGAAGAAGGGCAATAATCCACAGCAAAATGAGGGGAAAGAAATTCCTAAAATGTCTGAGAGAAATCTTTCATGGCAGTCTTCTAACTCTTTACAAAGGAGCCACTTGCAAAGTGGTATGGAATCTGAACATCAACTTCAGTCATGGTTTAGTCCTTTAACTCAGGAGAGCACCTGTGATAAATTACCAAAAGTTTCACTTGGAAAGGAAGCACAAAACAAAACACAGCTTAACCTTTTTGACAGCAGCGATGATTCTGACTGA